CTATGCTCCGCAGTCCGGTGTCAGGACGCGCAGACGTTTGCGCAAGAGCGTCAACAACGCCGGCGACTATCTCCTGGACGCTGGAGATTACCTGAAATCCCAGGCAGAACATTTCGCCGAAGAAGCCCAGAAAGCCATCAAACATACAAAGAAACAGGTGGACTCTGTGGTCGACAAGACCGGCGATCTCGTCGCCGATACGGTGAAGTCTGCACGAATGATCATCTGAGCCAAAAGTTCTCTCAGAAAGCGAACATCCCGGCCATAGCGCCGGGATGTTCGTCTTTCCAATTGCTTTTCTGTTTTACACCGCGGTCAACGCAAACCCCGACACCTTCTCCTCGCCATCGGACGAGATCGGCCGATAGAACAAGGCGTTGTTGTCGAGATACACCTCCAGGAACGCAGGCCGCTGCGTGATGCCGCCGGCGATCAGCGCCTCCGACAGCGGATCTTCGACGTACTTCTGCAACGCCCTCCGCAGAGGCCGCGCGCCATACGTCCTGTCCGATGCCGTCTTCTCGATGATCCACCGCTTCGCATCGTCGGTCACCGAGATCGTGATCGACTTGTGCACCAGGTTCGTGTTCAACTGCTGCACCAGCAGCTCGAGAATCTGCATCAGGTCCTGGTCCGAAAGCGACGTGAAGATGATGATCTCGTCCAGACGGTTCAGGAACTCCGGGTTGAAGGTGCGCTTCACCTCGCCCCGCACCAGCTCCTCCATCTTGTCGAGCACCATGTCTTCCTTCTCGCTCTGGAAGCCCAGTCCCTGCCGCTTCTGCAGGTGCTTGGCCCCGATGTTCGAGGTCATGATGATGATCGTGTTCTTGTAATCGACCGTGTTGCCGAGCCCATCGGTCAACTGTCCGTCTTCAAACACCTGCAGCAGCAGGTTGAAGACATCCGGATGCGCCTTCTCGATCTCGTCCAGCAGCACCACGCAGTACGGATTGCGCTTCACGCGCTCCGTAAGCTGACCGCCCTCTTCGTAGCCCACATATCCCGGAGGCGAGCCAATCAGCTTCGACACCGAATGCTTCTCCATGAACTCCGACATATCGAACCGGATCAGCGACTTCTCCGAGCCGAACAGGAACTGCGCCAGCGTGCGCGCCATCTCCGTCTTGCCCACGCCCGTCGGCCCCAGGAACAGGAAGCTGCCAATCGGCCGCGCCGGGCTCTTCAACCCTGCACGCGAACGCCGAATCGCGCGCGCCAGCGCCGAGATCGCCTTGTCCTGCGAGATCACGCGCTTGTGCAGCTCTTCCTCGACGCGCAGCAGCCGCTGCGTCTCTTCTTCCTTCAGAGACGTAATCGGCACGCCGGTCCAGCGGCTTACCACGTCCTCGATGTCCTCGCGCGTCACAATGCCCGCCGAAGAATCATCGAGATGATACTTGTCCCGCAGCGCGCGCAGGTTCTCGCGCTCCTTGCGCTCCTCGTCCGAGTAGAACCGCGCCTTCTCGAACTCGTGGTTCGCAATCGCGTTCTCCATGCGGTGCACGATGAACTTGATGCGCTTCTGCACCTCGGTGATCTCTTCCGGCATCGAGGTCTGGCGCAGCTTCACGCGCGCCCCCGCCTCGTCGATCAGGTCGATGGCCTTGTCCGGAAGAAAACGATCAGGAATGTAGCGGCTCGAGTGCGCCACCGAGAAGCCAATCGCGTCGTCCGTATAGCTGACGGCGTGGAACTTCTCATACTTCTCCTTGATCCCCATAATGATCTTGACCGCGTCTTCTTCCGAAGGCGGCGGCACCTTCACAGCCTGGAAACGCCGCTCCAGCGATCGGTCCTTCTCGATCGACTTGCGATACTCCGCCGGAGTCGTCGCGCCGATGCACTGAATCTCGCCGCGGCTCAACGCAGGCTTCAGAATATTCGCGGCATCAAGCGAGCCTTCCGCCGAACCAGCACCCACCAGCGTGTGCAGCTCATCGATGAACACGATAGCGTTCTGGTTCTCCATCAGCTCTTTCATGATGGTCTTCAGCCGCTCTTCAAACTGTCCGCGATACTTCGTTCCCGCAACGATCAGCGACAGGTCCAGCGCCAGCACCCGCTTGTCCGCGAGAAAGCTCGGCACCTCGCCGTCGGCGATCTTCTGCGCCAGCCCTTCGACGATGGCCGTTTTGCCAACGCCCGGCTCGCCAATCAGCACAGGATTGTTCTTCGTCCTGCGGCACAGAATCTGAATCACGCGGTCCACTTCTGCATCCCGTCCCACCAGCGGATCAAGCTGCTGGTCCATGGCAGACTGCGTAAGGTCCCGTGAGAACTCCGACAGCATACTCTGCTCACCGCGCTGAGCCTTGCTACTCTGTGACGTCGGGGCCTTCTCCTGCGTTGTCCGCTGCAGCTCCTCGCGGATTGCAGGCAGCCTCAACCCGCGCTCCTGCAGAATCTCCGCCGCGAAGCACTTCTCCTCGCGCAGCAGCCCCAGCAGCAGATGCTCCGTTCCAATATGTTTATGCGAAAGCCGCTCAGCTTCTTCCGCGGCATACGCCAGCACGCGCTTGCACTCATTCGAGAGCGGCAGATCGACCGAAGTCGAAACCTTCTCCCGAATCGTGGTATGTCCTTCAATCTGCTTTCGAATCGATTCCACCGACGCATGCGAACGCAAAAAGCGGTTCGTCAGCGCCTTGTCCTCCCGCAGTAGCCCCAGCAACAGGTGCTCCGTCTCGATATACGGCGAACCAAACTGGCTCGCTTCATATCGGGCGAAGAAGATCACCCGCCGCGCCTTCTCCGTATAGCGTTCGAACATGTTCCCCCTTCAAGCCCCAGCCACCTCGCAGCCCGAAGGCCGCCTGGCGCCGTCGTACCTTACCGTCTCCGTGCCGCGTGCTCTCGAAGACCCATCAGGCTGCTCCAAATGCCGAAGCAACCTGTACTTCTCCCTCTAGTCTAGTCTTCAACACAATCCCCGAGAAAATCCCTCGAAAGTTATGCATACCCTAGCATCTTTTTAGATGAAGCCTGTGCAAAAAAAGCACCAAACCTGATGCAGCTCTTCGGTAACTACTCCCGCGCCTCGGTCAGCCGCCCACCGCGGAGCCGCAGCATCCGGCCGCATCGCCCTGCAAATTCAAGGCTATGGGTCACAATCACGCTGGTCAGCCCGTGCGCCTCATGCAGCCGCTGAATCAGCGAAAACACCGCCTCCGCCGTCTTTGCATCCAGGTCGCCCGTCGGCTCGTCCGCCAGCAGAATCCCCGGCTCCGTCACCAGCGCCCGCGCCAGCGACACCCGCTGCTGCTCGCCTCCGCTCAGCTCACCCGACCGATGCTCCGCCCGCCCAGCCAGCCCCACCTCATCCAGCCACGTCCGAGCCCGTTCCAGCGCCGAAGTCCGACCCATCCCCCGAGCCAGCAAAGGCATAGCCACATTCTCCGCCGCCGTAAACTCCGGCAGCAGATAGTGAAACTGCCACACATACCCCACATCACGATTACGAAAATCAGCCGCCTGCTTCAGCGTCAGCCTGCTGACACATAGGTCCCGGCACCAAACCTCGCCCGCCGTAGGTTTGTCGAGTGCAGCCAGCAGATGCAGCAGGGAACTCTTGCCCGCGCCACTCTCACCGACGATCGCAACCATCTCCCCGGCATGAATCTCCAGATCAAGCCCACGAAACAGCTCCAGCGCCGCGCCACCAGCCTTGTCGGAGACAGCCGCATAAGCCTTCGTCAACCCGACAGCGCGCAACACCACCGTCTCGCCGGCAGCCGACAGCGGCTCGAGCGAACCTTCGTACTTCACCTGATCACTCATAGAATCTCGTCTTTTTCTTTACGCATGTTCGCAGCCTGTAAATCCTTATTTTCTGCTCGACAAGTAAACCATGAGCAAGGCGCTCATCAACTGCAACGTGATAACGGCGACAGCAAGGATCCAGATAACAAATGGCGGCTTAAGAATGATTTGTTTGAATGAAAGGCGATTAGCTTCTGCAGAGCGTCCGAAACGGGAACTTGCTAAGTATGCGAACGCAAAGGAAGCAGCAGCAGCGAATACTATGCCGCTGCTTCTTACGAATCCGAAAGGGATTGGTGCAAGCAGCGTCGCACTGTAGAGCATCGGCAACATGCAAATCTCACATAGAAAAGCTCCCCACTTGACCAATCTATGTTTGACCACGCTCTGTGCTGGAAAAGCATCACTCATACCGCAAAGCCTCCGCGGGCAGCACCTTCGCCGCGCTCCTGCTCGGATAAATCGTAGCCAGCAGACTCACCCCAAGCGACACCGCCCCCACCAGCACCGCATGCCACAGCTTCGGCGCAAACGGCAGATAGTCGATCGAGTACACCTGCGCGTCCAGATGAATAAACCGATAGTGCCCGCCCATCCAGCTCAGTGCGTAGCCCGCGATCAGCCCAATCACAGTACCGATCACGCTGATGAGCAAGCCCTGCATCAGGAAAATCCGCCGCACCTGCTCCGCGCGCACGCCGAAGCTCATCATCACGGCAATGTCCTTGGTCTTCTCCATCACCATCATGGTCAGGGCAATCAGAATATTCAGCGCGGCGACCGCCACAATCAGCGCCAGCACGATGAACGTCACCACCTGCTCCAGCTTCAGCGCGCGAAACAGCTCGCGATTGTCCTGCATCCAGTTCGTCGTCTGAAACCCCGGCCCGGCCATCGCCTCAATCACGCGGCTAATCCTGTCCGCGTTGTACAGATCATCCACCTTGAAGCTGATGACCGAGATCAAATCCGGCTCCGAGAACAGACTCTGCGCATCCGTCAGCCGCGCAAACGCATAGCTCGAGTCGTACTGATAGAACCCCGACTTGAATATCCCCACGACCTGAAACGTCCTGTACTTCGGCACCAGCCCCAGCGGCGTCAACTCGCCTTGCGGACTCGTCACCAGCACCGAATCCCCCACCTGCGCCCCAAGCGTCTCCGCCAGGTCACTACCAATCACAATCGGAGGAATCGCCCGAGACCCGCTGACCTGACTCGCTGACTCGCTGACTTGCTGACCTGCTGACTCGCTGTTCTCCGGCTCCAACTCCGCAGCCGACCCCACCTTCACCGACTGCAACAAATCACTCACCGTCTCCTCATCCTTCGGGATAACACCCTTAATCAGAGCCCCGCCACTGCGCACCCCACGCGACACCAGCACCTGCCCATACAGCCCCGGAGCCGCAGCCGTCACATGCGGCACATGCCGCAGCTTCTCGAGCAAAGGCCGCCAGTCCCGAATGCCATCTCCCGCCACGCGCATCAGGCTCACATGCGCGGTCGACCCAATCAGCCGCGATTGCAAATCGCGCTCCATCCCATTCGTAATCGCCAGCGCAATAATCAGCGAAGCCACGCCCGCAGCCACACCAATCACGCTGATCAGCGTAATGACGCCGACCACAGCCTGCCGCCGCTTCGCCCGCAGATACCGCGCCGCAATGAAAAGCTCAAATCGCATCGAATTCCCAGCTTACTACCCTTGGCATCGACGTAACGCAGCGGCACTGTCGCTTGCATTTCCATTCCGCAGCGTAGCGGAGGAATCTGCTTTTGGTTTTCTGGTTGCATGCACACACCCGATCAAAAAAACTCCTACCGCATCACCTTCGGCAGATTCCAATGCTGCCACACCGCCAGCATCCTCACCACAAAGCAAGCCGCCGCACCCAGGCTCATCGCCAGCCCGCGCGGCATCTTCACTCGCAAGGCACCCAGCATCACCACAGCCCCCACCAGCGCCGCCGCCGCATACACATCCGAGTTCAGCACCGCAGGGACCTTCGCCAGCAGAACGTCCCGCACCGTGCCCCCGCCCGCTCCCGTCACCACACCCATCATCACCGCAAGCAGAGGAGTAATCCCGAACTCCAGCGCTTTGTCCGCCCCAGCCACGGCAAACAACGCCAACCCGGCCGCATCCAGCGTAATCAACAGATGCGCAGGCACGTCCTGAATCAGCCCATGAAAGCAAAACACCGCGCCGCCGCCTGCAAACGCCGTCGCGCCATACCGCCAGTCACGGATACTGTTCGGCGGAACCGCCCCGATCAGCAGATCGCGGATCGTGCCGCCGCCCAGCGCCGTCACAAACGCCAGCACCATCAGGCCAAAGACATCCAGCCCCGCGTTGATTCCAGCCAGCGCACCCTCAACCGCAAACACAAACGTGCCGATCAGGTCGATCACCAGCAGCAGCACATCCTGCCTGTATTGCGGAAACAGCCCGGTCAGCCACGCCCGCAGCCGGATCCACATCAGCGCACGACCGCCTTCACCGCCGCCATATTGTCATAGCGGTCATACACACGCACGGCAATGATGTGCTCCTTCGGATTCGCCACCGGCGTCGTCGCGGCCGGCACGTCGGCAACAAAGTCATACCGCTCAATCTGTGAGTCCGAGATCTTCCCAACCGGCTCCAAAAACTGCCACGGTCCCGCATCCACCGAGTACTCCGCATGAGCAATGGGCGAGGTCGCATCCCGCGCCTCAAGCTTCGCATGAATCTTCAATCCACCGGCCCCGCCGCCTTCCATCGTCGCGGTCAAAACCCCAGGCACCGGCGGAGTCGTATCGACCACAAACACCTCGCTCACCCGCTCACCGGTCAGAGCCTCGCTCGCCGTGTGCGAAGGCGCATCGCTCGCAACGACCTTCAGCTCATAACTCCCATCCGGCAGCAGCGCTGCATCGAAGCTGTAGTAGCTCTCCGCGATCCTGTCCTTCAGCAGCCGCCAGTTCGACTCACCCACTCCGCGATACCACACCGCATATTCCAGATCGTCGCCATTCTCATCATGCGCCGCCCATCGCACCGTGATGGCCGTCTTGTCCTTCTGCGCCAGCAGCGGAGTCGCGCTCGCCTCAGGCGTAAGGTTCACCACCTGCGCCGCCGCAGAAGGGAACGCCACCTGCACCGTCCCATTCATCTGCGCAGCCGGCGGAGCCATCCGCGCTCCAGCCTGCACCATCACCTCATCCACCACCGGAGCGACATTCTTTGTCAGGTAATTCAACCCGATCGCATCCAGCGACCCACCCTGATGCAGCTCCGCCTTCCACTGCACATACCGTCCCGAAGGAGCCGCGACCGCGCCATCTGCCGCAACCCGCGTCCAGTCGCTCCATCCCATCACGGGATTCTCAACATTGCCGCTGCGCACAAACAGATCAAAGCCCGCCGTACTCCCACGCACCTCCGCGCGTCCCCACTCGGAGAACTCCTTCGCATCAAACACCTGGCTCGTATACGTTGCATTCGGCGCCGCCACATCGCCCAGCACGAATACCTTCCCGCTATTGCTCGTCGCCACCAGCAGCCCATCCTTCTCCGCTGCGAACGCCATGCCCTGCGAAGCCTCCAGGTGCGCCACATCGGTGAACTGACCGTCGCCGTCCGTATTCACGCGATACACGCGCCCGCGATTGCCCGTAGCCGCCAGCAACTCGCCGTTGTGAACAGCCAGCGCATACACCACGTCATCCTTGAGCGTCAGCAACTTCATCGGAGTGCCGTCCGGCGCAATCTTATAAATCTCGCTCCCATCCGGCACCAGCGTGTTCGTCCCGGCAGCCGAAGCCGATCCCGGCTGCGAGAACGTAATCGTTATCCCCACCGTCCCCGTCACCGGCAGAGGCGGCAGCGGAGCACGCCCCGTCCCCACGCCCGCCGCATACACATTGCCCGCCGCATCCATCGCCAGCGAAGTAATCTCGCGCCGCGTCGCCGCATACACCGCAAACGGCTTCGCATCGCGCGCCGTCGTCGAGATCTTGTAGATCACACCCGACCCATCGCTGCCCGCCCACAGCGTCCCATCCGGCGCCATCAGCAGGCAGCGAATATGCTGGTCCGCCGTCTTGAACAGCACCTCCGCCTTGCCGCCACCGGCAGGCACCCGATACACCACGGCAGGCGCGCCCGCAGCCACATACGCCGCGCCGTCCTTGCCCGCAGCCAGGCCCCAAAGATACTTCGGCTTCTCCTCCGTCGTAGAAGGATCAAACAACACCGTAGCCGCGCCACCACCAGCGGGAACCTTGTACACCTTCCCATCCGGAGAAGTCGCCGCCAGCACGCTTCCATCCGGCAGCACAGTCAGCGCCTGCACAGCCAGTTCTTTACTCTCGAATATCTGCGTCGCCTTCCCATCCGGCGAGACGCGCATCACCGCCGCCGAGCCCGCAGCCGTTCCACCCATCCCCACATAGGCGTTGCCCGCCGAATCCGTCCCCATCGCCCAGACGTAATTCTTGCCCGTCGCATAGAGCAGGGAAGTCGCCGGTCCAGCCTCCAGCCTTCCATCGCTTCTGATTGCAACGCCGTCAGTCGAGCCCTTCTCCATCTCGTCGTAGCTGTTCACACTCCACAGCTTCGTTCCCTGAGCATGAGCCAGAACCGGCAGCAACGTGACACCCAACACAAACCCAGCAGCAAAAACCCGTCGCATCATCGTGAATCGAGTCTAAAACAAGCGGCCCGTATAGAAGAAAGCTCGTCACAAAACAACGACCACGGATTGCGCGGATAGACACGGATTTTTTGTCTTTATCCGTGCTCATCCGTGAAATCCATGGTCGCTCTTAAGCCGTTTTCGAAGCCGGTCAGTTCGCCAGCACCGCGCGATACCGCACCTGGTTCTTCTTCACCTTGGCCACAGCATCGTTCGCCTTGGCCATCGCAAATTTTTCCGTGAGGGCCTTGACGTTGTGCCGCGCCGCAACGTCAAGCATCTCGTGCAGGTCATGCGGACTTCCCGTCGGACTGCCCGCAACTGCCTTCTGTCCACCAATCAGCGAGAACCCCTGCAACTGCATCGGCGCCTCACCCACGCCCAGAATGCACAGCACGCCCTTTGGCCGCAGAGCAGCCACATAAGCCTGCCAATCCAGGTCCGCGCTCACCGTCGAAAGAATCAGGTCAAACGCCCCGGCCACCTTCTTGAGCGCACCCGTATCGCGCGTATTCACAAAGTTGTGCGCGCCCAGCGACTTCGCCTCGGCCTCTTTGTCCTTCGCGGTCGAAAACGCCGTCACCTCCGCGCCGAACGCCCGCGCAAACTGCAACCCCAGGTGTCCCAACCCACCAATCCCAATCACACCCACACGCGACGAAGGCCGCACACCGTGGTTCCGCAGCGGCGAGTACACCGTAATCCCCGCGCACATCAGCGGAGCCGCGTTCTCACTCTCCAGCGCCGCAGGCACAGGAATAGCAAACCGCGCATTCACCCGAATCTTGTCCGCGTAGCCTCCATTGCGTCCCACGCAGGTCGGCTGCGCCTTTGCGCACAGATGCTCATCGCCCTGCCTGCACCACTCGCAGACGCCGCAGCTATCCGCCTGCCAGCCCACGCCCACGCGCTCGCCCATCTTCAGGCCAGTCACGTCAGCGCCAACGCCCACCACCGTGCCCACAATCTCGTGTCCCGGAATAAACGGATACTTCGTGAAGCCCCAATCGTTGTCGATCAGATGAACATCACTATGGCAGACCCCGCAGTGCGAAATCTTGATCTCCACCTCGTGCCGCCCAAGCTCACCCGGATCGTACTTGTAGGGCAACAAATGCGCACCCGCAGCGTGCACTGCCAATCCATGAATCTCGCTCATCAGAAACTTTTCCTTTCGCCCCGAGCGTGAATCGCTGAAGCGCAGTCTAGATGCTACAACACCACCCTGAGTAAAAACATCAATCGGCCAGAGGTCTGGCCAACGCCTCTACTGGCGTATATCCAGATGCAACACCTCCGACCCGCTCACCGCGTAATCGGTCGCGGCAGAACCCGCCACCAGCGCACTCTCGCCCGATAGTTGCACCTTATCAGCAGCCTTCAGCGGCTCCAGAACATTCGCCATCGAGATCGGCACCGAAGGCAGCGCTTCGCCATCCATTACCGCCTGCGGCGCATGGTCCAGCAGCGTCACATAAACACGATCGTTCGCGTGCGCGCGGTTTAATTCAGCAACAGTATCGGCCAATCCAATCGCGTGCTTCGCGCCAGTCATCGCTGTCATCTTGTCCACGGTCGCGCCATCGCTCACCACCACACGCATCGGCCCAGGCGTCAGCACATCCGGCAGCTTCACCTTCAGCTTCACCATCCTCGCCGCAGCCTGGTACGGATGCAGCATCGTCTCGACCTCAATCGTGTCGCCCGCACGCGCCTCCGTCGTACTCAACCGCGCCGAATCAATCGCCGCAGTCTCTCGCTCCGGAACGGCCTCGACCTTCAGCTTCAACCCCGTCACCACCGGCTGCTGCCGCTCATTGTCATACACCTTGCTGAACGCCTGATTCACAAACAACGCTGTATTAATCGCCGCAGGATTCATCCCGTTCGACGTCATCACTCCATCAAGCTTCACATCCGGCAGCCCTTTAATCCCCAACTCGCCCGTCACGCGATAACTCATCTCCGACGCCGACTCGTTCGTCGCCGACAGCGTCTGGTACACCGACACCAGCACCGCCGAAGGCGTCAGAGCGCGATTATCCAGCACTGAGAAGTGATACGTTCTCGACTCCTCCGGCGCCACCACCTCGACCTCCACCGGAATCATCCGCGCCTTCACGCCAAATTGGCCCATAATCGCCGCCGCGCGGTCTTCCGTAAAAGCTCCTACCGTCTGCGTCGTATTAATAATCTTGAATGCATTCAGTGGCGAAGCCAGTGTCGTCACCACCGTCGCCTTCGTCATCGGCATATTCACCGGCCCATACTGCGTAATCGGGTGCCCGCAAGCCAGCAGGCGCTTCGGGTCCACAT
This is a stretch of genomic DNA from Edaphobacter acidisoli. It encodes these proteins:
- a CDS encoding ATP-dependent Clp protease ATP-binding subunit, with translation MFERYTEKARRVIFFARYEASQFGSPYIETEHLLLGLLREDKALTNRFLRSHASVESIRKQIEGHTTIREKVSTSVDLPLSNECKRVLAYAAEEAERLSHKHIGTEHLLLGLLREEKCFAAEILQERGLRLPAIREELQRTTQEKAPTSQSSKAQRGEQSMLSEFSRDLTQSAMDQQLDPLVGRDAEVDRVIQILCRRTKNNPVLIGEPGVGKTAIVEGLAQKIADGEVPSFLADKRVLALDLSLIVAGTKYRGQFEERLKTIMKELMENQNAIVFIDELHTLVGAGSAEGSLDAANILKPALSRGEIQCIGATTPAEYRKSIEKDRSLERRFQAVKVPPPSEEDAVKIIMGIKEKYEKFHAVSYTDDAIGFSVAHSSRYIPDRFLPDKAIDLIDEAGARVKLRQTSMPEEITEVQKRIKFIVHRMENAIANHEFEKARFYSDEERKERENLRALRDKYHLDDSSAGIVTREDIEDVVSRWTGVPITSLKEEETQRLLRVEEELHKRVISQDKAISALARAIRRSRAGLKSPARPIGSFLFLGPTGVGKTEMARTLAQFLFGSEKSLIRFDMSEFMEKHSVSKLIGSPPGYVGYEEGGQLTERVKRNPYCVVLLDEIEKAHPDVFNLLLQVFEDGQLTDGLGNTVDYKNTIIIMTSNIGAKHLQKRQGLGFQSEKEDMVLDKMEELVRGEVKRTFNPEFLNRLDEIIIFTSLSDQDLMQILELLVQQLNTNLVHKSITISVTDDAKRWIIEKTASDRTYGARPLRRALQKYVEDPLSEALIAGGITQRPAFLEVYLDNNALFYRPISSDGEEKVSGFALTAV
- a CDS encoding FtsX-like permease family protein translates to MRFELFIAARYLRAKRRQAVVGVITLISVIGVAAGVASLIIALAITNGMERDLQSRLIGSTAHVSLMRVAGDGIRDWRPLLEKLRHVPHVTAAAPGLYGQVLVSRGVRSGGALIKGVIPKDEETVSDLLQSVKVGSAAELEPENSESAGQQVSESASQVSGSRAIPPIVIGSDLAETLGAQVGDSVLVTSPQGELTPLGLVPKYRTFQVVGIFKSGFYQYDSSYAFARLTDAQSLFSEPDLISVISFKVDDLYNADRISRVIEAMAGPGFQTTNWMQDNRELFRALKLEQVVTFIVLALIVAVAALNILIALTMMVMEKTKDIAVMMSFGVRAEQVRRIFLMQGLLISVIGTVIGLIAGYALSWMGGHYRFIHLDAQVYSIDYLPFAPKLWHAVLVGAVSLGVSLLATIYPSRSAAKVLPAEALRYE
- a CDS encoding YtxH domain-containing protein, whose translation is MSAKNYWLAFGIGVSTGAALALLYAPQSGVRTRRRLRKSVNNAGDYLLDAGDYLKSQAEHFAEEAQKAIKHTKKQVDSVVDKTGDLVADTVKSARMII
- a CDS encoding SpoIVB peptidase S55 domain-containing protein; the encoded protein is MGKIQGWVRDESGFQPSFISSKTVPGATPQAGMTARLWRLELWLAPAHVMDTWRTSASGERMGAPEKMRGFFAALRMTRVKACGVFAALALGATGAVCVAQVSAAGAGSPAALPPAPPKVTEVFPLKDVKAGEMGVAYTVFQGVTPEPMAVEILGVLHNSLGPGRDLILAKLRGSKPEYTGVVAGMSGSPVYIDGKLVGALSYRIGEFSKEPIAGITPIESMLQVRDGEIAAEARDRGFSNAAANATTGSSLFDKPSVRSTQAAVNSSPEMRPIETPLVMSGFSQDAVARFADRFKAMGLTPVAGLGGADPNAVQPEPLVPGSSVSMVLIEGDLSMSGTCTVTYVDPKRLLACGHPITQYGPVNMPMTKATVVTTLASPLNAFKIINTTQTVGAFTEDRAAAIMGQFGVKARMIPVEVEVVAPEESRTYHFSVLDNRALTPSAVLVSVYQTLSATNESASEMSYRVTGELGIKGLPDVKLDGVMTSNGMNPAAINTALFVNQAFSKVYDNERQQPVVTGLKLKVEAVPERETAAIDSARLSTTEARAGDTIEVETMLHPYQAAARMVKLKVKLPDVLTPGPMRVVVSDGATVDKMTAMTGAKHAIGLADTVAELNRAHANDRVYVTLLDHAPQAVMDGEALPSVPISMANVLEPLKAADKVQLSGESALVAGSAATDYAVSGSEVLHLDIRQ
- a CDS encoding trimeric intracellular cation channel family protein; protein product: MWIRLRAWLTGLFPQYRQDVLLLVIDLIGTFVFAVEGALAGINAGLDVFGLMVLAFVTALGGGTIRDLLIGAVPPNSIRDWRYGATAFAGGGAVFCFHGLIQDVPAHLLITLDAAGLALFAVAGADKALEFGITPLLAVMMGVVTGAGGGTVRDVLLAKVPAVLNSDVYAAAALVGAVVMLGALRVKMPRGLAMSLGAAACFVVRMLAVWQHWNLPKVMR
- a CDS encoding ABC transporter ATP-binding protein, whose amino-acid sequence is MSDQVKYEGSLEPLSAAGETVVLRAVGLTKAYAAVSDKAGGAALELFRGLDLEIHAGEMVAIVGESGAGKSSLLHLLAALDKPTAGEVWCRDLCVSRLTLKQAADFRNRDVGYVWQFHYLLPEFTAAENVAMPLLARGMGRTSALERARTWLDEVGLAGRAEHRSGELSGGEQQRVSLARALVTEPGILLADEPTGDLDAKTAEAVFSLIQRLHEAHGLTSVIVTHSLEFAGRCGRMLRLRGGRLTEARE
- a CDS encoding fibronectin type III domain-containing protein, giving the protein MMRRVFAAGFVLGVTLLPVLAHAQGTKLWSVNSYDEMEKGSTDGVAIRSDGRLEAGPATSLLYATGKNYVWAMGTDSAGNAYVGMGGTAAGSAAVMRVSPDGKATQIFESKELAVQALTVLPDGSVLAATSPDGKVYKVPAGGGAATVLFDPSTTEEKPKYLWGLAAGKDGAAYVAAGAPAVVYRVPAGGGKAEVLFKTADQHIRCLLMAPDGTLWAGSDGSGVIYKISTTARDAKPFAVYAATRREITSLAMDAAGNVYAAGVGTGRAPLPPLPVTGTVGITITFSQPGSASAAGTNTLVPDGSEIYKIAPDGTPMKLLTLKDDVVYALAVHNGELLAATGNRGRVYRVNTDGDGQFTDVAHLEASQGMAFAAEKDGLLVATSNSGKVFVLGDVAAPNATYTSQVFDAKEFSEWGRAEVRGSTAGFDLFVRSGNVENPVMGWSDWTRVAADGAVAAPSGRYVQWKAELHQGGSLDAIGLNYLTKNVAPVVDEVMVQAGARMAPPAAQMNGTVQVAFPSAAAQVVNLTPEASATPLLAQKDKTAITVRWAAHDENGDDLEYAVWYRGVGESNWRLLKDRIAESYYSFDAALLPDGSYELKVVASDAPSHTASEALTGERVSEVFVVDTTPPVPGVLTATMEGGGAGGLKIHAKLEARDATSPIAHAEYSVDAGPWQFLEPVGKISDSQIERYDFVADVPAATTPVANPKEHIIAVRVYDRYDNMAAVKAVVR
- a CDS encoding NAD(P)-dependent alcohol dehydrogenase: MSEIHGLAVHAAGAHLLPYKYDPGELGRHEVEIKISHCGVCHSDVHLIDNDWGFTKYPFIPGHEIVGTVVGVGADVTGLKMGERVGVGWQADSCGVCEWCRQGDEHLCAKAQPTCVGRNGGYADKIRVNARFAIPVPAALESENAAPLMCAGITVYSPLRNHGVRPSSRVGVIGIGGLGHLGLQFARAFGAEVTAFSTAKDKEAEAKSLGAHNFVNTRDTGALKKVAGAFDLILSTVSADLDWQAYVAALRPKGVLCILGVGEAPMQLQGFSLIGGQKAVAGSPTGSPHDLHEMLDVAARHNVKALTEKFAMAKANDAVAKVKKNQVRYRAVLAN